The Mycolicibacterium smegmatis genome has a window encoding:
- a CDS encoding excinuclease ABC subunit UvrA has translation MNAGPDTHEPDPYIRVYASRVHNLKTVDVAAPRDSFVAFTGVSGSGKSSLAFGTIYAEAQRRYFESVAPYARRLLLPQDAPKVDDITGLPPAVALQQRRGTATSRSTVGTVTTLSNLLRMLFSRAGTYPPGATERLDSDAFSPNTTIGACPQCHGLGRIHEVTEETLVPDPSLTIREGAVAAWPGAWQGQNLRDILITLGYDIDKPWRKLPKRQREWILFTEDQPTVEIDPSQHPVTADYYYNGTFSSAERHVRHTLANSQSAAMRRRVLQYVNSVDCHVCDGSGLRPEALAVTFAGRTIADLVALPLTTLAEVLTPAATRTEFAAAYESTESGEFTEVATMIAADLVARIGVLVDLGLGYLSLNRRTPSVSPGELQRLRLATQLRAGLFGVLYVLDEPSAGLHPADAEPLLDVLDRLRRAGNSLFVVEHDMDVVRRADWVVDVGPGAGEWGGEVLYSGPVAGLADVESSVTRRYLFTDGAQADRSTRTPVGVMRLRGITFHNLHDVDVDIPLGAFVAVTGVSGSGKSTLVCKVLGDVMARQLGKSVETPDDAGDGEAELLDIDVDASMGVSVEGAEIIDRLVTVDQRPIGRTPRSNLATYTGLFDAVRKAFADTPEARKRGWSAGRFSFNVAEGRCATCQGEGFVAVELLFLPGTYATCPACGGARYSDETLEVTYRGRTIADVLAQTVDEAAEFLSDLPGAARSLTTLREVGLGYLRLGQPATELSGGEAQRIKLASELQRAKRGHTLYVLDEPTTGLHPADVELLERQLHRLVDAGNTVVVAEHDMSVVARADHVVDLGPGGGDDGGTVVAAGTPEVVAACTASRTAPYLAARLAGA, from the coding sequence GTGAACGCCGGACCAGACACGCACGAACCCGACCCGTACATACGCGTCTACGCCTCCCGCGTGCACAACCTCAAGACCGTCGACGTCGCCGCGCCGCGCGACTCGTTCGTGGCGTTCACCGGCGTGTCCGGATCAGGGAAGTCCTCGCTCGCGTTCGGCACAATCTACGCCGAGGCCCAGCGCCGTTACTTCGAGTCGGTCGCGCCGTACGCGCGCCGATTGTTGTTGCCGCAGGACGCGCCGAAGGTCGACGACATCACGGGCCTGCCGCCGGCCGTGGCGCTACAGCAACGACGTGGGACCGCGACGTCACGATCGACCGTCGGCACCGTCACCACACTGTCGAACCTGCTGCGCATGCTGTTCTCCCGCGCCGGGACCTATCCGCCCGGTGCGACGGAACGCCTCGACTCCGACGCGTTCTCGCCGAACACCACCATCGGGGCGTGCCCGCAGTGCCACGGCCTCGGCCGCATCCACGAGGTCACCGAGGAGACGCTGGTCCCTGACCCGTCGCTGACCATCCGTGAAGGCGCGGTGGCGGCGTGGCCGGGCGCCTGGCAGGGGCAGAACCTGCGCGACATCCTCATCACACTGGGCTACGACATCGACAAGCCGTGGCGCAAACTGCCCAAGCGGCAACGGGAATGGATCCTGTTCACCGAGGATCAGCCCACGGTCGAGATCGACCCCAGCCAACACCCCGTGACCGCGGACTACTACTACAACGGCACGTTCTCCAGCGCCGAACGGCACGTCCGCCATACGCTGGCCAACTCGCAGAGCGCGGCGATGCGACGCCGGGTGCTGCAGTACGTCAACAGCGTCGACTGCCACGTCTGCGACGGTTCGGGCCTGCGTCCCGAGGCGCTCGCGGTGACGTTCGCGGGCCGCACCATCGCCGACCTGGTGGCGTTGCCGTTGACCACGCTGGCCGAGGTCCTGACACCCGCGGCCACCCGCACCGAGTTCGCCGCGGCCTACGAATCGACCGAGTCGGGCGAATTCACCGAGGTGGCGACCATGATCGCGGCCGATCTGGTGGCCCGCATCGGGGTGCTCGTCGACCTCGGGCTGGGATACCTGAGCCTGAACCGACGCACACCGTCGGTGTCACCCGGCGAACTGCAGCGCCTGCGCCTGGCGACCCAGTTGCGGGCCGGACTGTTCGGCGTGCTGTACGTGCTCGATGAGCCGTCGGCAGGCCTGCACCCCGCCGACGCCGAACCGCTGCTCGACGTGCTGGACCGCCTTCGGCGCGCGGGCAATTCGCTGTTCGTGGTCGAACACGACATGGACGTGGTGCGACGCGCGGACTGGGTGGTGGACGTCGGTCCCGGCGCGGGGGAGTGGGGCGGCGAGGTGCTCTACAGCGGCCCGGTCGCGGGTCTCGCCGACGTCGAGTCCTCGGTCACGCGGCGCTACCTGTTCACCGACGGCGCGCAGGCCGACAGATCGACGCGTACGCCGGTCGGCGTGATGCGCTTGCGCGGCATCACATTCCACAACCTGCACGACGTCGACGTGGACATCCCGCTGGGCGCGTTCGTCGCGGTCACCGGTGTTTCCGGATCGGGAAAGTCGACGCTGGTGTGCAAGGTCCTCGGCGACGTGATGGCCAGGCAGTTGGGCAAGTCCGTCGAGACCCCCGACGACGCCGGCGACGGTGAGGCCGAACTGCTCGACATCGACGTCGACGCCAGTATGGGTGTGTCGGTCGAGGGCGCCGAGATCATCGATCGCCTCGTCACCGTGGATCAGCGGCCCATCGGACGCACCCCGCGATCCAACCTCGCGACCTACACCGGTTTGTTCGACGCGGTCCGAAAGGCATTCGCCGACACCCCGGAAGCACGCAAGAGAGGCTGGAGCGCGGGCCGGTTCTCGTTCAACGTCGCGGAGGGCCGCTGCGCCACCTGTCAGGGTGAGGGATTCGTCGCGGTCGAATTGCTGTTCCTGCCCGGCACCTACGCGACCTGCCCGGCCTGCGGCGGTGCCCGCTACTCCGACGAGACACTCGAGGTCACCTACCGCGGACGGACCATCGCCGACGTGCTGGCGCAGACCGTGGACGAGGCCGCCGAGTTCCTCAGCGATCTACCCGGCGCGGCAAGAAGTTTGACGACGCTGCGCGAGGTCGGCCTGGGCTACCTGCGGCTGGGACAACCGGCCACCGAGCTGTCCGGCGGTGAGGCACAACGCATCAAGCTGGCCTCTGAGCTGCAGCGCGCCAAACGCGGCCACACCCTCTACGTGCTCGACGAACCCACCACCGGATTGCACCCGGCCGATGTCGAACTGCTGGAACGTCAACTGCACCGCCTGGTCGATGCAGGCAACACCGTGGTGGTGGCCGAGCACGACATGTCGGTGGTGGCGAGGGCCGATCATGTCGTCGATCTGGGCCCCGGTGGTGGCGATGACGGCGGCACGGTGGTGGCGGCCGGGACCCCCGAGGTGGTCGCCGCGTGCACCGCGAGCCGCACCGCGCCGTACCTGGCCGCGCGCCTGGCCGGGGCGTGA
- a CDS encoding nitric oxide reductase activation protein NorD produces MTSGHDPAQLRLLASHLAARAVDVAEALPGRLPHTDGRVVFVSSGGSMEQHRREVLVQAGLLGAGSLDPALVRGLRARSALARRYLAVEGHRVLADLARRLPLAAGLSVGGAVTTCAAESLEVARSRTRVDDPPPWFGVIKPLRIGSESAGTRPTDADLYFKVHADEHVQDDEDDGPSEESKILKLFDNPLFNSRAVGDFLRTLLGSSPGSSDSSSGGAELRTGGARRARAPGLEARPLPTRIRFTDDANPGAAVGVGGALHPEWDVFRNCYRPQWCRVIDYPFTAGADVTAAHVVADQALRKRLSRIGLGPKALRRRADGDDLDIEALVDLSVDLRSGWSPPEHIYVEHRRTARDLGVLILVDASGSATDTDPAGLAVHDHQRRAAATIAATLEDLGDRVAVYAFRSRGRSAVHLPAIKRFDQRFTSLARARLNQLQPAHYTRLGAAIRGAGEILKVEAGTPNRLLLVLSDGHPYDDGYEGRYAEADAHRALEELRVDGVACLCLSIGAAAESDALQRVFGAASHASAATLGELSGRMDELFLAALRELAAPAR; encoded by the coding sequence GTGACATCCGGGCACGATCCGGCGCAACTGCGCCTGCTGGCAAGCCACCTGGCGGCTCGTGCCGTCGACGTCGCGGAGGCGCTGCCGGGACGCCTGCCTCATACCGATGGCCGCGTGGTGTTCGTTTCGAGCGGCGGCTCAATGGAACAGCACCGGCGCGAGGTGCTGGTGCAGGCCGGCTTGCTGGGCGCGGGCAGTCTCGATCCCGCGCTGGTCCGGGGATTGCGCGCACGGTCGGCGCTGGCGCGCCGCTATCTGGCTGTCGAGGGTCACCGGGTGCTTGCCGATCTGGCCCGGCGGCTTCCTCTTGCCGCCGGGCTCTCCGTCGGCGGCGCGGTGACGACATGCGCCGCCGAGTCGCTCGAAGTCGCGCGCAGCCGAACGAGGGTCGACGATCCCCCGCCGTGGTTCGGCGTCATCAAACCGCTACGGATCGGATCTGAGAGTGCGGGTACACGCCCCACGGATGCGGATCTGTACTTCAAGGTGCACGCCGACGAGCACGTGCAGGACGATGAGGACGACGGTCCGTCGGAGGAGAGCAAGATCCTCAAGCTGTTCGACAACCCGCTGTTCAATTCACGAGCGGTGGGCGATTTTCTGCGCACGCTGCTCGGCTCGTCGCCCGGATCGTCGGACAGCAGTTCCGGCGGCGCGGAACTGCGCACCGGCGGCGCGCGACGTGCCCGCGCGCCGGGTCTCGAAGCCCGCCCTCTTCCGACGCGCATCAGGTTCACCGACGACGCGAACCCCGGTGCCGCGGTCGGCGTGGGCGGTGCCCTACACCCCGAATGGGACGTCTTCAGGAACTGCTACCGCCCCCAATGGTGCCGCGTGATCGACTACCCGTTCACCGCGGGCGCCGACGTCACCGCCGCGCACGTGGTCGCCGACCAGGCACTGCGCAAGCGGCTGTCCCGGATCGGCCTGGGCCCGAAGGCATTGCGGCGCAGAGCCGACGGCGACGACCTCGACATCGAGGCGCTTGTGGATCTGTCGGTGGATCTGCGGTCGGGCTGGTCGCCCCCGGAACACATCTACGTCGAACACCGCAGGACCGCGCGTGATCTCGGCGTCCTGATCCTGGTGGACGCGTCCGGATCGGCCACCGATACCGACCCCGCCGGTCTGGCCGTGCACGACCATCAGCGGCGAGCTGCCGCGACCATCGCCGCGACCCTGGAAGATCTCGGTGACCGGGTGGCCGTGTACGCCTTCCGGTCCAGGGGTCGCAGCGCCGTGCACCTGCCCGCCATCAAGAGGTTCGACCAACGTTTCACATCACTGGCCCGGGCTCGCCTCAACCAGTTGCAACCCGCGCATTACACCCGCCTCGGGGCGGCGATCCGCGGTGCCGGCGAGATTCTCAAGGTCGAGGCAGGCACGCCGAACCGGCTGCTGCTGGTGCTGTCCGACGGTCACCCGTACGACGACGGGTACGAGGGCCGCTACGCGGAGGCCGACGCCCACCGGGCGCTGGAGGAACTGCGTGTTGACGGGGTTGCGTGCTTGTGCCTGTCGATCGGCGCCGCGGCTGAAAGCGATGCGCTGCAACGTGTGTTCGGTGCGGCCAGCCATGCGAGCGCCGCGACGCTGGGTGAACTGTCCGGGCGCATGGACGAGCTCTTCCTGGCGGCGCTGCGCGAACTGGCCGCGCCGGCTCGGTGA
- a CDS encoding CbbQ/NirQ/NorQ/GpvN family protein encodes MSDAAVVLENRSPFYVPVADEAEVFRAAARRGTPVLLKGPTGCGKTRFVESMAHELGRDLITVAGHEDMTSADLVGRFLLKGGETIWVDGPLTRAVRTGAICYLDEIVEARQDTTVVIHPLADHRRELPIDRLGTTLSAVPGFQLVISYNPGYQSVLKSIKESTRQRFIAIELDFPPPHVETEIVAHEAGVDADTARALVSVGAAIRNIDGSPLREVASTRMLILAGGLVAEGLPLRRAVRAAIVEALSDDHDIIRALGELVDAHLP; translated from the coding sequence ATGAGTGACGCCGCCGTGGTGCTCGAAAACCGTTCGCCGTTCTACGTTCCCGTGGCCGACGAGGCCGAGGTGTTCCGTGCCGCGGCCCGGCGCGGCACCCCGGTGCTCCTGAAGGGGCCGACCGGATGTGGCAAGACTCGGTTCGTCGAATCGATGGCCCACGAACTGGGGCGCGACCTGATCACGGTTGCGGGGCACGAGGACATGACCTCGGCCGACCTGGTGGGCCGGTTCCTGCTCAAGGGCGGTGAAACCATCTGGGTGGACGGACCGTTGACGCGCGCCGTGCGCACGGGTGCGATCTGTTACCTCGACGAGATCGTCGAGGCGCGCCAGGACACCACCGTGGTGATCCACCCGTTGGCCGATCACCGGCGTGAACTTCCCATCGACCGCCTGGGCACCACACTGTCGGCGGTGCCGGGATTCCAGCTCGTGATCTCCTACAACCCCGGCTATCAGAGTGTGCTCAAGAGCATCAAAGAGTCGACGCGTCAGCGCTTCATAGCCATCGAATTGGATTTTCCGCCACCGCATGTGGAGACCGAGATCGTCGCGCATGAGGCAGGCGTCGACGCGGACACCGCACGCGCGCTGGTGTCCGTCGGCGCCGCAATCCGCAACATCGACGGCTCACCGCTGCGCGAGGTCGCCTCTACCCGCATGCTCATCCTCGCCGGCGGTCTGGTCGCCGAGGGGTTGCCCCTGCGGCGCGCGGTCCGGGCTGCGATCGTCGAGGCACTGTCCGACGATCACGACATCATCCGTGCGCTCGGTGAACTCGTGGACGCACACCTGCCGTGA
- a CDS encoding TetR/AcrR family transcriptional regulator: MVERWTRERRLEHTRSLLLDAAENVFSEKGFTAATLDDIAFAAGYTKGAIYKHFATKEDLFLAVSDRYWRRYFDNFAEVMASAASVGARELDEIAKRWRQLSVDRGAEQAALGLEFTLYLKRNPEARDRVAAKRSEVVAQLTAFIVASIEKLGATLLISPETFAHALVATSDSVVLSSELDNVDLYRPMVEMYASMIKLPT, from the coding sequence ATGGTTGAGCGCTGGACCCGTGAGCGACGCCTCGAGCACACGCGCTCGCTGCTGCTCGACGCGGCTGAGAACGTGTTCAGTGAAAAGGGCTTCACCGCAGCGACACTCGATGACATCGCGTTCGCGGCCGGCTACACCAAGGGCGCCATCTACAAGCACTTCGCCACCAAGGAGGACCTGTTCCTGGCGGTCAGCGACCGCTATTGGCGGCGCTACTTCGACAACTTCGCCGAGGTGATGGCCTCGGCCGCCAGCGTCGGGGCGCGAGAACTCGACGAGATCGCGAAGCGGTGGCGTCAGCTCAGCGTCGACCGGGGCGCCGAGCAGGCCGCGCTCGGCCTGGAGTTCACCCTCTACCTCAAGCGCAACCCCGAGGCGCGCGACCGCGTCGCCGCCAAGAGATCGGAGGTGGTCGCGCAGTTGACCGCTTTCATCGTCGCGAGCATCGAGAAACTGGGTGCCACGCTACTGATCTCACCGGAGACCTTTGCCCACGCGCTGGTCGCGACGAGCGATTCGGTGGTGCTGAGCAGCGAACTCGACAACGTCGACCTCTACCGGCCGATGGTCGAGATGTACGCCTCGATGATCAAGTTGCCGACCTGA
- a CDS encoding spirocyclase AveC family protein, whose amino-acid sequence MSELSDKKAAATESLRSVGRLDAPPAAKPSRRVKIWATAGGIILAFQIYVWIRWITGPYFTRVDPGPTDPPTFMKIALMMWQIGSPVLFPVAIWWFIIRPWRRERRITLDGMIMVSTGLFFFQDPLLNYINTWCTYNAWAFNMGSWAPHVPGWMSPEKPGAQVAEPLGINVSGYAYGVLLCTILGCWIMRKAQQRWPNLGTKGLIGVAFAWGFVFDFVMEGLVLMPLGMYTFPGAIQSLSINAGTYYQWPIYEGLMWGGVQAALCCLRFFTDDRGRTVVEKGLDNVRGGFAKQQLVRFLAIFAAISASFFTFYIVPAQFMSTHADPWPEDVQKRSYFTSGICGDGTDRPCPHPDLPIPTKHSGYINVDGELVLPEGVEMPAVVPHE is encoded by the coding sequence GTGAGCGAACTGTCCGACAAGAAGGCCGCGGCCACCGAATCGCTGCGCAGCGTGGGCCGCCTCGATGCGCCGCCTGCCGCCAAACCCTCGCGACGCGTCAAGATCTGGGCCACCGCGGGCGGCATCATCCTGGCCTTCCAGATCTACGTCTGGATCCGCTGGATAACCGGCCCGTACTTCACGCGCGTGGATCCCGGGCCCACCGATCCCCCGACCTTCATGAAGATCGCCCTGATGATGTGGCAGATCGGGTCGCCGGTGCTGTTCCCGGTCGCCATCTGGTGGTTCATCATCCGGCCGTGGCGACGTGAACGACGGATCACGCTCGACGGCATGATCATGGTGTCCACCGGGCTGTTCTTCTTCCAGGACCCGCTGCTCAACTACATCAACACGTGGTGCACGTACAACGCGTGGGCGTTCAACATGGGCTCGTGGGCGCCGCACGTACCGGGCTGGATGTCCCCCGAGAAGCCCGGCGCGCAGGTGGCAGAACCGTTGGGCATCAACGTCTCCGGATACGCCTACGGAGTGCTGCTGTGTACGATCCTGGGCTGCTGGATCATGCGCAAGGCCCAGCAGCGCTGGCCCAACCTTGGCACCAAAGGCCTGATCGGCGTCGCGTTCGCGTGGGGTTTCGTCTTCGACTTCGTCATGGAGGGCCTGGTCCTCATGCCGCTGGGGATGTACACGTTCCCCGGCGCCATCCAGTCTCTGTCGATCAACGCGGGCACCTACTACCAGTGGCCGATCTACGAGGGCCTCATGTGGGGCGGTGTACAGGCCGCGCTGTGCTGCCTGCGGTTCTTCACCGACGACCGCGGCCGCACCGTCGTCGAGAAGGGACTCGACAACGTGCGCGGCGGTTTCGCCAAGCAACAGTTGGTCCGCTTCCTGGCGATCTTCGCCGCGATCAGCGCGTCGTTCTTCACCTTCTACATCGTTCCCGCGCAGTTCATGTCGACGCACGCCGATCCGTGGCCCGAGGATGTGCAGAAGAGGTCGTACTTCACCTCGGGCATCTGCGGTGACGGCACCGACCGCCCGTGCCCGCATCCGGACCTGCCCATCCCCACCAAACACTCGGGGTACATCAACGTCGACGGCGAACTCGTCCTGCCCGAGGGTGTGGAGATGCCGGCTGTGGTTCCCCATGAGTGA
- a CDS encoding serine hydrolase domain-containing protein — protein MRLSRSRLLVLCAIGAVAVATSCGRPAPAPREPVPPTSTATASPTAPPPQVTQPVTPTGDFSAVTWLVDAAVAARRLPGAVVQIGHAGKIVFREAFGVRKLDGEPGLDGSPSPAEPMTEDTLFDLASLTKSIATTTAVLQLYEQGKIRLDEPVQTYLPDFNPTADPRRARVTLRMLLTHTSGIAGDLSLDGPWGLTAADKAEGVKRALAAWVVFEPGAMFHYSDIGFIILGTLVEKITGQSLDGYVRKHVFAPLHMSDTYYLPAANACGPHEIRGNALVSDPDGPRATDCPADSWSTGLLTRVAPTALDEDTPGINPHFGLPLRGTVHDPTARRMGGVAGSAGVFTTVHDLGLFAQALLDRRANRPSTFPLQQATVELMTTPQQPGAGPDLRGLGWDIDTPHSRPRGTVLPVGSFGHTGFTGVSMWMDPGSDTYVIVLANVIHQRGGPPIATLSGEVATEAARALHLYGT, from the coding sequence GTGAGGCTGTCCCGGTCGCGCCTTCTGGTGCTCTGCGCCATCGGTGCTGTCGCGGTGGCCACCTCGTGCGGTCGGCCCGCACCCGCGCCCCGCGAACCGGTCCCGCCGACCAGTACGGCCACCGCCTCGCCGACCGCGCCTCCGCCGCAGGTGACCCAGCCCGTGACACCGACGGGTGACTTCTCCGCGGTCACCTGGCTCGTCGACGCCGCCGTCGCGGCACGCCGGTTGCCGGGTGCGGTGGTCCAGATCGGGCACGCGGGCAAGATCGTGTTCCGCGAGGCGTTCGGTGTGCGCAAGCTCGACGGCGAGCCGGGCCTGGACGGTTCCCCGTCACCCGCCGAACCGATGACCGAGGACACCCTCTTCGACCTGGCGTCCCTGACGAAGAGCATCGCGACGACCACGGCCGTCCTGCAGCTCTACGAGCAGGGCAAGATCCGCCTCGACGAGCCCGTGCAGACGTACCTGCCGGACTTCAACCCCACCGCCGATCCGCGCCGCGCGCGGGTGACGTTGCGCATGTTGCTCACTCACACGTCGGGTATCGCGGGGGACCTGAGCCTGGACGGGCCGTGGGGGCTGACCGCGGCCGACAAGGCCGAGGGCGTCAAGCGTGCGCTGGCCGCGTGGGTGGTGTTCGAGCCCGGCGCGATGTTCCACTACTCCGACATCGGGTTCATCATCCTCGGCACCCTGGTCGAGAAGATCACCGGACAATCCCTGGACGGCTACGTGCGCAAGCATGTGTTCGCACCGCTGCACATGTCCGACACGTACTACCTGCCCGCAGCGAACGCGTGCGGACCGCACGAGATACGTGGCAACGCACTGGTTTCCGACCCGGACGGACCGCGGGCGACCGACTGCCCGGCCGATTCCTGGAGCACCGGCCTGCTGACTCGCGTCGCCCCCACCGCGCTGGACGAGGACACTCCTGGCATCAACCCGCATTTCGGGCTGCCGCTGCGCGGGACCGTGCACGACCCGACGGCACGCCGCATGGGCGGGGTGGCCGGGAGCGCAGGCGTGTTCACGACAGTCCACGACCTGGGCCTGTTCGCGCAGGCACTACTGGACCGACGGGCCAACCGCCCCAGCACTTTTCCGTTGCAGCAGGCCACGGTCGAATTGATGACCACACCGCAGCAGCCCGGCGCCGGACCGGATCTGCGTGGTCTGGGCTGGGACATCGACACGCCCCACTCGCGACCACGCGGCACAGTGCTCCCGGTCGGCAGCTTCGGCCACACCGGGTTCACCGGGGTCTCGATGTGGATGGACCCGGGGTCGGACACCTACGTGATCGTTTTGGCGAACGTCATCCACCAGCGCGGCGGCCCGCCGATCGCGACGCTCAGCGGTGAGGTGGCCACGGAGGCCGCACGTGCGCTGCACCTTTACGGCACCTGA
- a CDS encoding substrate-binding domain-containing protein gives MFRKVTRNTRTVGAALMAGSLVLGMTACGGSGSDGVKVGLITKTDSNPYFVHLREAAQAQADKDGAQLIAVAGAFDGDNEGQVTAIENMVGQGVKGILITPNSSTGVLDAIKKARDAGVVVIALDTATDPEDAVDATFATDNKAAGVAQGKWVKAALGNTPPQVVMLDGTPGGTVDTFRHDGFLEGFGLTDNSPEIVGQENTNGDQTKAQTAMENLLQRAPGVNALYTINEPAAAGAYQAIQAVGRADQVTIGSIDGSCTGVADVKAGKIGATVMQFPAKMAELGVQAVVKFAEDGTKPSGFNDTGSELITDKPMPGLESKDTAWGEQNCWG, from the coding sequence ATGTTCAGAAAGGTCACCAGAAACACCCGCACGGTCGGAGCTGCCCTCATGGCAGGCTCGCTGGTTCTCGGGATGACCGCCTGCGGCGGCTCCGGGTCCGACGGCGTGAAGGTCGGTCTGATCACCAAGACCGATTCGAACCCCTACTTCGTGCACCTTCGCGAGGCCGCCCAGGCGCAGGCCGACAAGGACGGCGCGCAACTCATCGCGGTCGCCGGGGCGTTCGACGGCGACAACGAAGGCCAGGTCACGGCCATCGAGAACATGGTCGGTCAGGGCGTCAAAGGCATCCTGATCACCCCGAACTCCTCCACCGGCGTGCTCGACGCCATCAAGAAGGCACGTGATGCGGGCGTCGTCGTCATCGCGCTCGACACCGCCACCGACCCCGAGGACGCCGTCGACGCCACATTCGCGACGGACAACAAGGCCGCGGGCGTGGCCCAGGGCAAGTGGGTCAAGGCGGCGCTGGGCAACACCCCGCCCCAGGTCGTGATGCTCGACGGCACGCCGGGCGGCACCGTCGACACCTTCCGCCACGACGGATTCCTCGAGGGCTTCGGTCTCACCGACAACTCACCGGAGATCGTCGGCCAGGAGAACACCAACGGCGACCAGACCAAGGCCCAGACCGCCATGGAGAACCTGCTGCAGCGCGCCCCGGGCGTCAACGCGCTCTACACCATCAACGAGCCCGCGGCGGCCGGCGCCTACCAGGCGATCCAGGCTGTCGGTCGCGCAGACCAGGTCACCATCGGGTCCATCGACGGAAGCTGCACGGGTGTCGCGGATGTGAAGGCCGGAAAGATCGGCGCGACGGTCATGCAGTTCCCGGCGAAGATGGCCGAGCTGGGTGTGCAGGCGGTGGTCAAGTTCGCCGAGGACGGCACCAAGCCCAGCGGGTTCAACGACACCGGGTCAGAGCTCATCACCGACAAGCCGATGCCGGGGCTCGAGTCGAAGGACACCGCATGGGGCGAGCAGAACTGCTGGGGCTGA
- a CDS encoding oxygenase MpaB family protein: MSVTIPTRHPDRPRPIPAGIRAIATALAIRQPTPQEWHVLGERLTVGDEPMDRLVEWMAATGMEQTRPLFERALRDGIASVPDAPEPLREFFGTYETLPAWVDMETVRKGQRALRRGGADGMYIARDVSLLGGYQFSGFNKTLLRTGALEKGSNKRFAETMQWAMDVIAEGGLEPLGVGYRSTIHVRLIHSFVRRHVSAMPDWRADEWGLPVNQTDMAATLVGALVAPAVGVAGMGVVLSPSEYRAVAHLTRYVGWLIGVEDRWLPTSFRDSVRVLAHTLSALAEPDESSRQLAAPMVQDPLTWHYDTLPGLRRRLARAQHLSITSAFLGRRTQSALGLPTHALPWYPLLRLPVNVTRSVAALALPGGVEKADLRGQREHRKLLRTMIGEQAEATIGESAQHVGRVA, encoded by the coding sequence ATGAGCGTGACGATCCCGACGCGTCACCCGGATCGTCCGCGGCCGATCCCGGCCGGCATCCGCGCCATCGCGACCGCACTGGCGATCCGTCAGCCGACGCCGCAGGAGTGGCACGTCCTCGGCGAACGCCTCACCGTCGGCGACGAACCGATGGACCGTCTGGTGGAGTGGATGGCCGCCACCGGGATGGAGCAGACGCGCCCGCTGTTCGAGCGCGCGCTACGCGACGGCATCGCCTCCGTTCCCGACGCCCCGGAACCGCTACGCGAATTCTTCGGGACCTACGAGACCCTGCCCGCCTGGGTGGACATGGAAACCGTGCGCAAGGGGCAGCGCGCACTGCGCCGCGGCGGCGCCGACGGTATGTACATCGCCCGCGACGTCTCCCTGCTCGGCGGGTACCAGTTCTCGGGCTTCAACAAGACACTGCTGCGGACCGGCGCGCTGGAGAAGGGCTCCAACAAGCGTTTCGCCGAGACCATGCAGTGGGCCATGGATGTCATCGCCGAGGGCGGCCTCGAACCGCTCGGCGTCGGCTACCGGTCCACCATCCACGTGCGTCTCATCCACTCGTTCGTCCGTCGCCACGTGTCGGCCATGCCGGACTGGCGCGCCGACGAGTGGGGTCTGCCGGTCAATCAGACCGATATGGCCGCGACGCTGGTCGGCGCACTCGTCGCGCCCGCGGTGGGCGTCGCGGGGATGGGTGTGGTGCTCTCACCGTCGGAGTACCGCGCGGTCGCGCATCTCACGCGTTACGTCGGGTGGCTGATCGGCGTCGAAGACCGTTGGCTGCCAACGAGCTTCCGCGACAGCGTCCGGGTGCTGGCCCACACACTGTCGGCGCTGGCCGAGCCCGACGAATCGTCCAGGCAACTGGCCGCCCCCATGGTCCAGGATCCGTTGACCTGGCACTACGACACCCTGCCGGGGCTTCGTCGCAGACTCGCCCGGGCACAGCATCTTTCGATCACCAGCGCGTTCCTGGGCCGGCGCACACAGAGCGCGCTGGGACTGCCGACACACGCGTTGCCGTGGTACCCGCTGCTGCGCCTCCCCGTGAACGTCACGCGCAGTGTGGCCGCCCTGGCGCTGCCCGGCGGGGTCGAGAAGGCCGATCTCCGTGGTCAGCGTGAGCACCGGAAGTTGTTGCGCACCATGATCGGTGAGCAGGCTGAGGCCACCATCGGCGAGTCCGCGCAGCACGTCGGCCGGGTGGCCTGA